The Alnus glutinosa chromosome 7, dhAlnGlut1.1, whole genome shotgun sequence genome includes a region encoding these proteins:
- the LOC133872260 gene encoding protein VAPYRIN-like isoform X1 encodes MDRLISLEPSNLVPIRIEHGQKCSGELTLRNVMYTMPVAFRLQPLIKTRYTVRPQAGIISPLATLTIEIVYHLPPGSNLPHSFPHCDDSFLLHSVVVPGAAIKEPSSGFDAVPNDWFTTKKKQVFIDSGIKIMFVGSPVLAQLVADGSMDEIRDVLESSEVDSRAVDSVDVHGQTLLHLAIAQSRADLVQLLLEFEPDVEAQSRSGSSPLEAATVAGESLIVELLLAHRASTERSKSAASGPIHLAAGEGHVDVLRLLLLKGANVDALTNDGNTALHLAVEEGRKECARLLLASGARADVCNARQAGDTPLHIAASLGDEQMVKLLLQKGANKDIRNRIGKTAYEVAAEHGQNRLFDALKLGDSLCVAARKGEVRTIQRLVENGAAINGRDQHGWTALHRASFKGKINAVRALIERGIDIDAKDEDGYTALHCAVESGQTEVIELLVKKGADVEARTNKGVTPLQIAESLHYIGVTRILIHGGATKDNMILVPASGPVPFGNKKLAAKETEMGDLKKKKSGRARALRSSFDRSLPLAVL; translated from the exons ATGGACAGGCTTATAAGCTTAGAGCCCTCAAACCTCGTCCCTATCCGTATCGAACACGGCCAGAAATGTTCCGGCGAGCTCACGTTGCGGAACGTCATGTACACCATGCCGGTCGCCTTCCGGCTTCAGCCGTTGATCAAGACCCGTTACACTGTCAGGCCACAGGCCGGGATTATATCTCCTCTCGCCACGTTAACTATAGAGATTGTTTATCATCTCCCGCCGGGCTCGAATCTTCCACACTCGTTCCCTCACTGCGATGACTCCTTCCTTTTGCATAGCGTGGTGGTTCCGGGAGCGGCCATTAAGGAACCTTCGTCTGGGTTTGATGCTGTCCCAAACGACTGGTTCACGACCAAGAAGAAGCAAGTTTTTATAGACAGCGGCATAAAAATCATGTTCGTCGGCTCGCCAGTTTTGGCTCAGCTTGTGGCCGATGGTTCTATGGATGAAATTCGGGATGTTCTTGAGAGTAGTGAAGTCGATTCGAGGGCGGTGGACTCGGTGGACGTGCATGGCCAAACGTTACTTCACTTAGCAATTGCTCAGAGTCGAGCCGATCTTGTCCAGTTACTTCTGGAATTTGAGCCGGACGTGGAGGCTCAAAGCCGTTCAGGGTCGAGCCCGCTTGAGGCGGCAACGGTCGCCGGAGAATCCCTGATAGTGGAGCTATTATTGGCTCATCGAGCTAGTACAGAACGGTCGAAGTCCGCTGCTTCGGGTCCGATTCATCTTGCGGCCGGCGAGGGTCACGTTGATGTGTTGAGGCTTCTATTACTCAAGGGGGCTAATGTGGACGCGCTCACGAACGACGGGAACACGGCTTTACACCTCGCCGTCGAAGAGGGAAGAAAGGAGTGCGCGAGGCTTTTGTTGGCAAGCGGTGCGAGGGCTGATGTCTGTAACGCCCGACAAG caGGTGACACGCCATTACACATAGCCGCAAGCTTAGGCGACGAGCAGATGGTGAAGCTTTTGCTACAAAAGGGAGCCAACAAAGACATTCGAAACCGGATCGGAAAAACGGCATACGAAGTTGCAGCGGAGCACGGACAAAACCGGCTTTTCGATGCGCTCAAGCTCGGAGACAGTCTATGTGTTGCTGCTCGAAAGGGCGAAGTAAGAACAATCCAAAGGCTTGTTGAGAACGGCGCAGCCATTAATGGGAGAGACCAACATGGATGGACTGCACTGCATAGAGCCTCGTTTAAAGGGAAAATCAATGCAGTGCGAGCTCTAATCGAGAGAGGTATTGATATTGATGCTAAAGACGAAGATGGTTACACAGCTTTGCACTGCGCGGTGGAGTCCGGACAAACTGAAGTGATAGAGTTGCTTGTAAAGAAGGGAGCTGATGTGGAAGCGCGAACCAACAAGGGCGTGACTCCGCTACAAATAGCTGAATCTCTGCACTACATTGGTGTCACAAGAATCCTCATCCATGGCGGCGCTACCAAAGATAATATGATACTGGTTCCAGCATCCGGCCCGGTTCCGTTCGGAAACAAAAAGCTTGCCGCGAAAGAGACGGAAATGGGGGacctgaagaagaagaagtccgGTAGAGCCAGAGCGCTTCGGAGTAGCTTTGATCGGTCACTGCCGTTGGCGGTGCTCTAG
- the LOC133872260 gene encoding protein VAPYRIN-like isoform X2, which translates to MDRLISLEPSNLVPIRIEHGQKCSGELTLRNVMYTMPVAFRLQPLIKTRYTVRPQAGIISPLATLTIEIVYHLPPGSNLPHSFPHCDDSFLLHSVVVPGAAIKEPSSGFDAVPNDWFTTKKKQVFIDSGIKIMFVGSPVLAQLVADGSMDEIRDVLESSEVDSRAVDSVDVHGQTLLHLAIAQSRADLVQLLLEFEPDVEAQSRSGSSPLEAATVAGESLIVELLLAHRASTERSKSAASGPIHLAAGEGHVDVLRLLLLKGANVDALTNDGNTALHLAVEEGRKECARLLLASGARADVCNARQGDTPLHIAASLGDEQMVKLLLQKGANKDIRNRIGKTAYEVAAEHGQNRLFDALKLGDSLCVAARKGEVRTIQRLVENGAAINGRDQHGWTALHRASFKGKINAVRALIERGIDIDAKDEDGYTALHCAVESGQTEVIELLVKKGADVEARTNKGVTPLQIAESLHYIGVTRILIHGGATKDNMILVPASGPVPFGNKKLAAKETEMGDLKKKKSGRARALRSSFDRSLPLAVL; encoded by the exons ATGGACAGGCTTATAAGCTTAGAGCCCTCAAACCTCGTCCCTATCCGTATCGAACACGGCCAGAAATGTTCCGGCGAGCTCACGTTGCGGAACGTCATGTACACCATGCCGGTCGCCTTCCGGCTTCAGCCGTTGATCAAGACCCGTTACACTGTCAGGCCACAGGCCGGGATTATATCTCCTCTCGCCACGTTAACTATAGAGATTGTTTATCATCTCCCGCCGGGCTCGAATCTTCCACACTCGTTCCCTCACTGCGATGACTCCTTCCTTTTGCATAGCGTGGTGGTTCCGGGAGCGGCCATTAAGGAACCTTCGTCTGGGTTTGATGCTGTCCCAAACGACTGGTTCACGACCAAGAAGAAGCAAGTTTTTATAGACAGCGGCATAAAAATCATGTTCGTCGGCTCGCCAGTTTTGGCTCAGCTTGTGGCCGATGGTTCTATGGATGAAATTCGGGATGTTCTTGAGAGTAGTGAAGTCGATTCGAGGGCGGTGGACTCGGTGGACGTGCATGGCCAAACGTTACTTCACTTAGCAATTGCTCAGAGTCGAGCCGATCTTGTCCAGTTACTTCTGGAATTTGAGCCGGACGTGGAGGCTCAAAGCCGTTCAGGGTCGAGCCCGCTTGAGGCGGCAACGGTCGCCGGAGAATCCCTGATAGTGGAGCTATTATTGGCTCATCGAGCTAGTACAGAACGGTCGAAGTCCGCTGCTTCGGGTCCGATTCATCTTGCGGCCGGCGAGGGTCACGTTGATGTGTTGAGGCTTCTATTACTCAAGGGGGCTAATGTGGACGCGCTCACGAACGACGGGAACACGGCTTTACACCTCGCCGTCGAAGAGGGAAGAAAGGAGTGCGCGAGGCTTTTGTTGGCAAGCGGTGCGAGGGCTGATGTCTGTAACGCCCGACAAG GTGACACGCCATTACACATAGCCGCAAGCTTAGGCGACGAGCAGATGGTGAAGCTTTTGCTACAAAAGGGAGCCAACAAAGACATTCGAAACCGGATCGGAAAAACGGCATACGAAGTTGCAGCGGAGCACGGACAAAACCGGCTTTTCGATGCGCTCAAGCTCGGAGACAGTCTATGTGTTGCTGCTCGAAAGGGCGAAGTAAGAACAATCCAAAGGCTTGTTGAGAACGGCGCAGCCATTAATGGGAGAGACCAACATGGATGGACTGCACTGCATAGAGCCTCGTTTAAAGGGAAAATCAATGCAGTGCGAGCTCTAATCGAGAGAGGTATTGATATTGATGCTAAAGACGAAGATGGTTACACAGCTTTGCACTGCGCGGTGGAGTCCGGACAAACTGAAGTGATAGAGTTGCTTGTAAAGAAGGGAGCTGATGTGGAAGCGCGAACCAACAAGGGCGTGACTCCGCTACAAATAGCTGAATCTCTGCACTACATTGGTGTCACAAGAATCCTCATCCATGGCGGCGCTACCAAAGATAATATGATACTGGTTCCAGCATCCGGCCCGGTTCCGTTCGGAAACAAAAAGCTTGCCGCGAAAGAGACGGAAATGGGGGacctgaagaagaagaagtccgGTAGAGCCAGAGCGCTTCGGAGTAGCTTTGATCGGTCACTGCCGTTGGCGGTGCTCTAG